The sequence TACAGTAACAGTGCATGTCTGGCTtgttaatttgacatttttagagtTCTCCCCTGCATGTGCGTGAGCGAGTGTTGCATCtaatgtgtctgtgtgcataCAGCATCACCTCCCTACCTACAAGTCCAGtgcataatttatttttatttaatcttcttttattttttgcttggCTCTTCAGCTCCTGTGTTTCTTCATGAATCTGTGGCATCATTCACTGTACATGGCTCTTACATGTGTGTCGTGTCTGTCAGttaacatgtttgtgtttgtgtgttcgtGTGAGTCATTCATGTGTCTGAAAGCTTCACAGAGCGCTCGGGTTCCTGAAGTTGTGGCCTGCAAAGCGTGCCTGGTCGCCTAGCTCCTCCTCGATCctgcagagaagagacaaaggaaaaaagagagagagtagAGTTTGATATCTTGGCTTCACAGAGACATGGTAAATTGTGGTGTGTTTTTCAAACCAAGCTGCAATATCCAGCTCTGAAATATTCAGTCAAAGCAGAAGTTAGAAAAGCTGCAGTTCTTCAACTGACCACTCGAGACTTGTTCCAAAGATGAGTCATCCCCATAAGGCCATATGTTAGAGTACCAGCTCTAACACAGATGTTAAACATGTCTACAGCCTagtgaaaaaaaagcatttttggtTTCTATTCATTTTTCTTCCATGAAAACAATACTCTCCACATTATGGCAGAAGTAGCACAAATGGTTTCTGATACAGGCTCTACAGctaaagagagagggaaagtcTGCTGTTTCATGCCTCCTGTGATACATTCTTTGAAGTCAGACATCTCACGTTAGATTTataataaagattaaaattgTCTGACCTCGACAAGATTCAAGCAGGACAGGGTTCAAGCTTCCCCTCCTTGTTATGAGGCCACTCATTATTAAGAGAACTTGTCTTTAGAAATAGACTAAATTTTTGTCCTAACCCAATCATTGATCCATATCAAGATAGCagagatgaaaaaaattatgtaaattctCCTCTGGGGTTATTGGGCAATATAGTTTAAACTACATACTTACTAGAAACAGAAACCAGAGCACTTCCTGGCAAGAAATCCAGACCCCGGTGAAcaggttttacatttttgtgtaaaatctaaataaagaTTTCAACAAAGCTCAAATCAGACATGTGAGTGACAGATGGGGGATAAGGCTTACTGCAAGGCCTCACCTCAGTTAAACTATTCACTTAACTTTTTGTCTGGAAACattttggtgatattttaatGCACAAATTGGATGAATTATTTTAGTTATTGTGAGCTCTCTTGTACTAACAGACTGTCAAAAGCTACTAAATTCAAGTTTTCCTCAGCTCTAGTATCATTTTAATGATGACTCAGTGGTGGTTTGCAGGTTCCCTGTGTACTTAGCTTGTCAGCTTACTCAGTATTAGTCATACTCCAGTTTATTTGCAGCACTAAAGACAGGCTCTACTTGTCAACAGGCAATGAAGGCAATTGCCTTGGACCTAGTAGGGGGGCCCTGAGGGCCAGTGAACTTTAAACCACAGCAGTGGctcaaaatgtgcaaattttgcaatgacagtaggaaACCCCATAAAGGGGCCCCATCTGACAGCACTCACTCTGTGTGCTGCCAAGTTTTTGCTGTTCCCATTTTTATCGTACCatatattttgaaattaaactACTGCCATATTTGGAAGTATAAATAATATTTGCATTTCACTCTATTTTATTTGTGCGTATCATATTATTGAAACATAATGGTGATGAATGTTGGTAAGGGTCCGTCTCAGAACTTTTGCCTAGGCATAGACTCCAGGATCCACAGCTGCAGAGGAGTCAGAATTGTTTTAGAAAGTTTTTAcagacattttgaaaataaaacaatataatcAAATGAGCATTAGTCAGCAGCAGTATATTCAAACTATTAAAGTAATAAGGCACAGAAGCAGGCACACATGTATTTTCTCTTGCTGGTCCCTGATATGTATTGAAATTAaacttttaatctttaaaaaaagcctaaaataaaaatgtcttctcagctgccagtgtaTGACAACCTGCTACAGTTTAACcttctctgtgtgtttatgcTTTTGCTTGACTGCACTAATTAGTGCTGATCGCtggttaaagctcctgttaaGTCTCTTCCccctccactcctcctcctgcGTCTCCTCAGCAGTGCAATGGGATTACAATGCTGAGCTgatccctcctccttcctccttcttctcctccccctcctgCTGCTGACTGGCCTCGGACTCATGGGGTGACACTGGCTTTGCTGTCGCCCATCATGTAAATTAGCCCTGTGATACCTGAGCGCTAAGACTGAGCAGGTACTTGACGAGGCAGTGCTGCTGCTGAATATGAGGAACCAATgatgcaaaaactggcagaacaAAAAGTAAATGAACAGAAAATTAAACTGTGCATGCTGAGGTTTGAACAACTTTTAGCAATTTCTACAAGGGATGAAAAATTAGACCGCATCGACAGTGCAAAGGCATGCAGTCTCTTTAGTGTCCACTGGGGGCTGGCTTCAAAAGTGAGGACAATCCTAATGAGGCCCCATATTGCAATATCCTTGTTTACAGCAgaattaaacacatttacagtTTTGTTTGGAAAAGTAATTGGTTTCTACAGCTTTCTAAAATCATGTCAACCTTGGTGAATCTTTATGCAACTCACTATATTTTTTAACAAGGCTAAATGTTACTGATAATTACAGGCGTGGAGGGCAGCTGTGGgacaaaaagctcaaaaaagAGGTTTATGGAAGTTTATGTTGGATCTGACCCACACTCAGGAAGAAAAGATCCTCAACTCTTCAGACTTCTTTAAAAAGAAGATTAAGGTAAATGAAAAGTTGGAAAACATGGGTGACACCAACCAGGTCTGCCACATAAAGTACAAGATCAACTTAGCTATTTTTAGTACTAATATGAGGCTCtacaaaatgtgcaaattttgCAATGACAATATGAACCCCACTCCCAAAGGGACCCCATCTAGCACCGCTTACTCTGTGTGCTGCTAAGTTTTTGTTGTCTACATAACCATACTAGGCTTTTTTTTACTTCTCTCAACGTGGTGCTGACATGGTGCTGAGGTTTATGGAAGTTTATGTCAGATCTGACCCACATTTGGGAAGACAGGATCCTGGACTCTTCAAACTTCCTCAAACAGAAGATAAAGGTCAATGGAAAGAACACCAGGCAGCTCAGCCGCATAAAGAGCGAGATCAACCCCAGGCCAGCCAGTAAGGGGGCCTGAGAGCTGGCAAACGTTAAACCACAACAGTGactcaaaatgtgaaaattttgCAATGACAATAGGAAACCTCCCAAAGGGGCCCCATCTCACAGCACTCGCTCTGTGTGCTGCTAAGCTTTTGTTGTCTACATCACCATACCAGGCTTTCTAACCTCTCTAAAAACAGTAGAGACCAAATGGAGGAAGGCAGCTGCAAGAAAAAGCGAAAAGCAGGGTTTGTGGAAGTTTATGTTGGATCTGACCCACACTGAGGAAGATGAGATCCTGGACACTTCAAACTTCCTCAAAGAGAAGAGAAAGGTCAATGGAAATACCTGGGTAACACCAGTCAAGATCAACTCACAGTCTGAGATGTAGATCTCTCAGAAGTATCTGAAGTACCTGACAAAGAAGTACCCGAGGAAGATAAACCAATGAGAGTGTCTCTCAGCAGTGGCAACCGATAAAGAGACGTATAAGCTGAGATACTTCCAGATCAGTCAGAATGACAAGGAGTCAGAGGTGAACGACTGAACAGCAGCTGTAGACTGAcggctctgtgtgtgtttgtgtctggagaataaatgtggagaaagattttttgtcttttagtgGGAGGCGACATCAGAATTGATGCCATCACTTTGCATGCCTCTTCAGGGTCTTCTGAACATCTCATGGGACATATAAGTTGAAAAATAAGAATGCCTGCACTGTGACTCAGTGGTAGAGTCAGTTGTCTCTCATCCAGAAGGTCATAGGTTTAATCCCCGGCTCCTGCAGTTGCACATTGATGTGTTCTTCGGCAAGACACTTAGCCTAGATTTCCTCCCACTGCTTTGTCAGTGggttgtgaatgtgtatgagtgaattcatctgctttgcgtAGCAGTCTTCACCATCAGAATTTAAATGTTGAGTTAGTGGGTCTGAATGGTTCACCTACAGTGTTAAAATGTGCTTTGCGCGATTAGACGACTAGAGAAGAGCGACACAAATTACAGTCTATTTAAGTGTTATTTTGttaattgatttatttctgtcagTTACTGCATGGAAACTGGATTTTTTAGCGTGAGAGTTTTTGTCACTGCAAGATGAGAATTTATTAAAATTTGGTTCCAGAGGTAGTGATGAATGTTCGAGTACAAGggtcaaatttcacatgtaatGTGTTGTGAGCCCACAGTGTACATGCATACTGTATGCAATGCATGTAATCTGCAAGTGCAGCAGCAGTATGTATAACAGTGAAATGAAGATAAACTATACAGTTTATATTGCAGTCTTGTTGTGCAGCACACTCACCTCATGAGTTGGTTGTACTTGGCGAGTCTCTCAGATCTGCAGGGGGCGCCAGTCTTAATCTACACACAAAGACAAGGAATATTAGACTGCAAATGAGGGAGACAACAGCAACAActctctgtgctgtttcctTTTCTGCTTCCTATGCCTGTCTTATAGCTGCATGTAACTTTGTATACggaatgaaaaaacaacagtgacagTAAGTGACTTGAAATTGCTTTGATGCTCAGGTcagaaaagcttaaaaatacataaacgAGAGGATCCAGCCTCTGTTGTCACCCATGGGTGTTTAAATGGAAGACCAGGAGAACTTAGGCCTATATATGCCACGAGCTTGAGACTAAAGATATCCCAGGTTTTGTCAGCCTCTCTACCATTAGAGTTGTTATTCCATGTATAGGAATTGTTGTTTAGAGGCTGATTGTTTGTTGAAACACATATTATGCTTTATGCTCTAGACTACTTGTTGGTAACTTAAACTAGGTAGCAGTCAAAACTACTTGCTAGCCTGATAGGCTGCAACTACTCAGTTTGCACAGCTGAACTagagaaatttaaaatatgtttacatgcaagATAAAACTGATCAAGCTGATAAAGCTAAAACTGATACTTTCTTGTATTCTCCATAGAGATGCATGATGTTAACGgcatatcagtatcagcagatatgaccATTTCTGAAGATATATACAAtggatattttggctataataatcaatatctatatatctatataatCTATTTAAGCTGTAGATATTGGttgaacaacaaaaaactttgtcGTAGAGTTGTAGGCTGGACTAGCAGACCTCCCTCAGCTCaagtcattttctgttttatttattatcattcctcaaactttaaagtgtgtttttttagggactgaagttttaggtccgAACTGTATTTTAACATTACTATTGGCTAAAATTACCTCATAAATACCAGCaaatcagatatcagcaaaaatccaacattgtgcatccctaattttctGTGTTCTACCTGTCCAGTGCACAGTCCAACCACCAGGTCAGCGATGAAGGTGTCCTCTGTCTCTCCTGAACGATGGCTGACCATCACACCCCAACCATTCGCCTGAGCCAGTTTACACCTGAAAcacaaaatgaacagaaacagacTGTTTAAAGAATGCAGCAtcttcatatttttatgttgttcACTAAACAAACAGAAGCAGCTGAACAAcatgaagtaacaacaaaaatctgttttgtgttcctggatgaatttcacataaagagggagaaaagctgttaaaagtgaccttCGTGGTTAagagcctgtgtccagagctgGCTTTTTAGCACTGGCagcatttattttcagtgttaaacCAGTGTAGTCTAGCGTTCTGAGAACTCAGCGCCCTGGGCAGAAACAAACACCCTCAGCGCCAGCTGCTTTTGAAAGCGCACTCAGTTAAAAacaattcaactttttttcatttattacgttgccatttttttagttAGTAATTGTAAAGTAAGATATTCCCAGAAGTTTTGTGCACCAGTATAACAGTAAAACATACACCAcatcacatctttttttttgtatcctgtAACCCTGACATTCTTATGTTGACAATAAACTTGCTCTGGTCAGAGAGGTTGTTGTTGTGAACATCTTCCTCCACTAAACAAAGAACAGAccttaaaaagtgtttttatccCTTCTTCAGCAGCCAGTGAGCTTTAAGCTGAACAGACAGGCAGCTATGTCAGGCACCGGTTGCATAACTCGCTGTTTTAGAtcagaaaaataataaagagaTGCTTTTGTTTTATCCGAATGATCCTGATCTCTTAAGAAGGTCAATACGTTTTACTAATTGTACATTGTTCTATATTTGAAAGAATAAGCAGCATGCGTAGAGATTTTTAGGCTATAAATAGAAGAGAACAAGGTGTCTTTAGCTCCATTAAATGAGACCAAGGATAATATTTGTGCTGCTGGGAATTAAGGTCAAGGAAAGAGAAATAAGGACATCGAAGAACATTTTGGTTTCTTTATATAATCACTGTCAGACTTCATCTGATCGTGGTTTATTTCTAACTGCAGCTCTTCTGACGCATTAACCTGCtaaatgatggaaaattaaaGCCGCGTAGACGCCTGGGGGAATGAAGAATTGAACAATTACTCGCTCCGTTTTCCTCATCATCACTCAGCTGAACTTTTAGGAGAATATTTCAGATTAACGACAAAGCTTTTAATGTGACAGGCGCGATACATCACCTTTACTGTCGTCAGCTCAGTGTGTATCGTTCAATCCACTCTGACACTCTCCTGCTATAATCCGGCCACAGTGTCACGACTGATCGCTTCATAACTGAGTGACGTTTTTGTGAAGGCTGAGATCGATGGCACAAACATTTAAGACTCAGGACgctaaaatgagataaatgctGCGGCATATCTCTGTCAGCTGCACCGCTatgtttgattgacagctaaTCTTCATGCTAAAAACCTGCCGTCACTCCATGTCCTTTATTTATCATCTGTTAACTCAGAAACAAGGTCAGCGAGGCTGACAGGTAACGAGGGATGTGACTGACACCATGCTGCCTCTCTCTGTGGTTGTGGGCATGTGTGACTGATGTCACAGCTGCtggctctctctctgcttcccCGCAGGCTTCCACATCTTCTCAGCCAAGATGGACGACCTTCATCTCCTTCTACCGAGGTCAGATTAAGTTCATCGGCCTGCTGGAGGCagccatgttttctttttctgagtAAGTGTGTTAGATGTACTCACTGGACTGACAGAGATTACTCATAGTGATGAAATTATTCTTTTTACCTCTTAGGTCTGTCGTAGACTCTGCAAATTCAGGTTGTTTTTGGCACAGTTTTTGAGTTGAACAATAAAATTTGAAGCTGAGATTTTCCGCTTAATATTTGTTCTGATTTAGCTTGTGTTTGTCAGATGATACTGAGTGTATATGTGAGAGAAAGAGAACTTTTCTCATGAATGCAATCAATGcaaatgagaaaacaaaaatacacatccAAGTGTACATAAAACaatagtatttttaaaaaagttccttttccccaaaatttaattaaaaaaagttaaacgtttaggttttaatcttgatgattacaccTCAAGAAAAGAAGTGGAAGTTTTCAAAGGAAACTTTGATTGCTTTTGTTAACACCCCATTAAGTTTTTAATTATCCAGTTTGAGTGCATGATTCATGAGCTTTGGTTTGTTGAGCTTGAGTTGTAAACAACCAAGCTAATCCAAGCTGTCAAGAGGGCAAGAGGCAGGTCACACCAATCATATGGCtgatatgtatatatatattgagAAACAAGCCTTCACACCCACACTAACACCTACAGGCAGCTCGGATTTTAAAATTAACTCAATAAGAATGTCCTTGGATTGTGAGAGGACGCTGATGAAGCCAGGGGGAGAACATGCTACATGAACGGCACACAGAAGGGCCAAACCAGGAACgttttaaaatcaaatagaaATGAAAATCACTGCTGTGCTTCCATGTTCAGATCATGTGATTGGTTAAATAAAAGCCTACGTACGCCTGTATGGCCTCAGTGACAGAGCCGATCTGGTTGACTTTGAGCAGCAGACAGTTGCAGGCTCGCTCCTCTGCAGCCTTCTCTATCCTCTTTGGGTTGGTCACCGTCAGGTCATCGCCAACAACCTGGATCCCGACCTGAGCTGTAAGACGGGACCAGGCCTCCCAGTCGTCCTGGTCGAATGGGTCCTCAATGGACACCACTGGGAGAGAAATACATGGCAATTTATTAATAAAAGATTTTCTCTGAGGCTTTAAAgcaacaagaagaaaaaatcaATCCCACCTGGGTAGTTGTTGACAAAGCCCTGGTAGATGTCGGCCAGCTCCTCTCCAGAGATGTGTCTCGATGGATCAGGTGGAGATTTGAAGTCCAGGTCGTATTTACCGTCACGGTAAAACTCTGAGGCGGCTACATCCATCCCGACCACCACCTTCTCTGTGAAGCCGGCCTTCTCGATGGCCGTCTGGAGCAGGTCCAGAGCTGGGGATGGAGGGAGGACAGGTTCACAATTTGACTGAGGAGAACAGTGAGTCTGTAGTTTGAATtttacagtgatttgcaaatatgCACTTTATACTTTCTTTTCTGAACATGGGTGGTATCCTACAGTGTCTAGAGAACCTGAGTTCAAAGATTCATTATAAAAACACACTCACCTTCACTGTTCTCCAGGATGTTGGGAGCGAATCCTCCCTCGTCTCCCACGTTGATGGCGTCCTGCCCATATTTCTCCTGGATCACGCCCTTCAGTGTGTGATAAAGCTCCGATCCTATCCTCAGTGCCTCCCTAAACCCCaagcagaggaggagacaaaGGATGAAGGCAAAGTAGTTTAACATTAGAGAGGGTTTTGGAAACTTAGCAACCTTTTTCAGCAGGAGAGACGGAAttgaacagaaataaataatagacaacaaaacagaaaaagtggggAGGGGGAAAGGTCATAGACTGCCCCAACAGCACCAATAAGACTCATTACAGTGAAATTTAGAGTGCAAGTATGACAGCTCCATGAATTTAAAGTGTTATTGTTGTCATTTTAGAAACTGACTGAGAAGAACTCAAAGGGTAAAATATTATTCCGTCATGTTAAAGTTTGTAAAAGTGAATTCTTACTTAAAAGATTCAGCTCCAACAGGGAGAACCATGAACTCCTGCATGGCCAGTTTATTACCAGCGTGGGAACCTCCATTAATCACATTAAACGCCTGGAgacagaggagagcagaggagaggagttATTTATCTTCTAATACACcccttcagtggaaaagcaTTAGTAAAACTTGCTCTCCTGTAAGCTGGAAAGTGAGGTAGATAAAATGAGCCTAAAACAAACAGGGGTGCTGCTTTGGAAGCAGCCCCAGAATGTAAATATGTGCTGGAAGTGGCGTTAGAGCACACGTGCATCTAGGAACCTTTTTCAGAGCGAACGCTGAAGTGTGTTTTTTCAGTGCATTAGTCCCACATTAAGGgaaatttatgaataaaaacaaaacattgtttttctctttagtaAACACGAATTATGATGTGctatttttattgaacagagtcctcaattcaaaacaagtagTAGTCGGGTGGATTgagctgagcagtgctggtctttACTTGTTGGAACTGCAGAGTGTGGGGGGTTTCTGTGTTACAGAGGTGAATTTTGAGGATGGCAGCatccagaaaaaaagacaagtcCCTTTTCGGttatatgaattaaaaatttctctgtcttttaaaACTTTAGGAAATGTTTAGGATCCTGTAAGACCtcgatttagaaaaaaatatataacatatTATATTACAATATAAGATATAAATTACGACTTCCAAGTCATGAAATGTAATCAAAGCTATGTCTGGTGTTGTGATATTTTTCATTCACTATTTCTCCATCTATTGTTGTGACTGATGTAAGGTGCAGTGAGTTTGTGTCTTACAGGAACAGGCAACACCAGCTCTGTGTTTCCAGCCAGGTCAGCTATGTGACGGTACAGGGGGGTGTCTTTCTCTGCTGCACCGGCCTTACAGATGGCCAGAGACACTCCAAGGATTGCATTTGCCCCAAACTGAgctgtttgataaaaaaaagagatgcaagaaaacaagaaaattaatCTTTATACTTTTGCTTATTGCCAAACGTATCATCACTCCTGTTGGCACTAGAGGCCCTCTCCTTCCTAAAACTATAAATCTTGCAATGAAAATGCTCCCTCAATATAGCAAAATACACTTATTTTTGAGAGGAAGATCTGTTTTAATGGGACAGAAAAGTTCAGGCTACATGGCCTTTGTAATGCTGggaaacaatgaaacaaaacatataATCTAACCAAATTGTAAGCATAACATGACTCAAACCATGCCTccaaatattatatatatatatatatatatatatatatcccaACAGAACTGGATCCCTTCAATATCACAACTTTGTTTCACAATGAAGTGTCCCTTATATTTCATCATGCTTGAAGCTGTGGGAATAAACCCTCTTTGATTTGGGTATTAGATGTTAGTGCTGTAGATTAAACATTCTTACAGTACCAACAGTTTTTCCTTGCCAGCTGACACTAATTTCTCTCAGCACCATTACTCTTGCTGCTGTTTACTGCTTGGCTTGATTATAGATCAAATAAATGAACagtgcatttatttattaaggatATGAGACTGTGTTTATGTGCCAAAGTCAGCCCTCTATTCACTCTGTCTTGTTCTTGTCTTTATTTATGCCTCTCCCTGCCACTCCACGAGAAACATGCCGCTGGTAAAATCATTTGTTGTGACTGGCTGTTAGGCTGATGACGCGTTCGCTGTCTGTCTGTCGACCTCTTTTTGACTCACACTTGTTTTCTGTGCCATCCATCTCGATCATCATGTTGTCCAACTGCTCCTGCTCCACCACGCTGATGCCCTGCAGCAACACAGAAACATAAAGACACccaaaaataagcaaatattCAACATACCATAAAGAGATAGTCGTCTGCATATTGACTGACTGGCACCAGCCTTGGTGTTGCCTGGTGTATAAGGTTCATTTGatctaaaattaatttttttttcagctttttctaaAAAAACTGATTGTATCTAATCATAACCCTTAGGGACATACTATAAAGCACCTTTGACATCAGAAAGTCTTAATGTAATCAAAGCAGATTGGAGCTGAAAACAACCAACATCATAAACTACCCGAAACACTTCAAGGATAATTTGGTAAATCTGAATCCATTTTTCCTCATGAAGTTCAGTTTCTGTTGAACTGTCCCGAGCACTGACCTAGGCTCGGGGAGGACCCTATTGTATCCGTGGGcatgttttttccaccagaAGAGTTGCTCATTCGAAGGTCTTAACACCTAAAAAACTtaccaaactttacagaaaattgtcccccagtggaaatgtttgtattttggtGAAATTGTGTAAGTCCATTAAGAAAGGGACCCCAGCATGAGATAGTGGACTGCGAACTGCaattataaaaaaatcagtacacatacagtatgtatcatgattagatgggaaaaaaaagtctctagggaccatcctctaaaatgttcTGCAAGTGCACTACAAACAGCTAAAGGTGAAATTTAGTGATTTGGGCAATTCACAAGTTTCATATTCTAAAAGTAAAGTAGTCTGTGGGATATCATCTGATAAACTACAGAATTTTTTTGTGCATACTAGAAaacctggagatctaaagttgtgcaAACTGCAGGTTTTCACCATAGGGCGGAGCTATGACTGGAGCCAACCAAAACaaattttttgtacattttttagcagcaaaaatacacaataacGCCTTATAACTTTTTAGTGCTTATGCCAATCACCGCCAAACTTCCCAGGTATGATCACACACTGATTCTAAATACACTCCTAAATCAAAATCATTACGTTAACAGCGCCTCCCTCTGGCAATtgaacaccccccccccaccctgattttttaaattttctgtaaGATATTCAGCCTCTGCACACCATTCAGcctaggcttatgatttttggtctgcatacGGGTCATTAtaagatctacaaaaaagcttCATGGAGCTATCCACacattcaaacaggaagtccaccagctttaTTTCGATAAGGTATTTTTTAGCATTCCAAACTTAACCTATTTTAACTTAAGTAACTCTTTCTTGCAAGACAACATTATCACACTAAATACGCTCACATGCATACATCTCATCATagcgcccccttctggcaaCAGGTAGTGGCACATATGGGTCATAACTTCACTCCTCTTATTGTGCTTAACCTATTAAGCTCTGATCTTGATGGAAAGGCAACACAGATATGTCTCATTGAAGCATGTCTCAGTGGCGATGGTGAGCTTTTCAGTATCTCGCCAATTTGACAGGAGTATGTGCAACTCTCATACCAAACATCGGCTTGCcctcaaatttcacatgtaggaTCAAGGTCTGCAAATCTCACATGATTAGGGTCTGCTTctctacatatttaaatgtgtattacaTTTTTGCTAATGTGCCAGCAACTGCAAGAATAACATATGTTAGAGAtgcttcttctgttttttttttctcatgttatATGATAAATAACAGTCCTAGGAGGATCAACATGCCTTCAGCACACTGCATGGGTTGTTTACACCTATTTATTTCCACACTCCTGAGGTTGCAACACACCTCGACATGCACCAGGGGTGCCCTGTCATACTTTATTCACTCAAAAGAAACTTTAACAATCCCATCAAGATGACCTAAATGACAAGCGATAATACAATAAATTCAAATACACAACATCCTGAAATTTGTGGCAAATTTCCTAGTTTTAAACTTTATTGGTATTGAAATATCTCCAAAGAAGACAACAGACATACTCTATAGAAATGATCCTGGGGAAATATAATTTATGAAAGTTGAGGTGACTTACAGAGGCTATGAGTGCAGGACCCAGAGTGTCATTGATATGACCAACTGCCttcaaaacacctgaaaaagaTGAGAACGTAGGGTAAGACAGAAAATTGCAGAGACGCTGTTTGATCCGTCACACAGCAAGTGAATCATTTCATCTTTTGCATGGACATTGAGCACAAGATGATGGCTTACCTCTGGACAAAAGCTGTGCCAGCCACTAAAGATCAGTTTTACTTGTGGGTTTTAGAGCTCATGAGAGTTACGTTTAGGCTTGTTTACACAACATTATATCAGTATGCCTCTATTGTATGCATtcaattaaagattttttgaaCCTCCAAACTTTAAGTTCGAATGATGCCTATGTACTTCTACT comes from Cheilinus undulatus linkage group 16, ASM1832078v1, whole genome shotgun sequence and encodes:
- the eno2 gene encoding gamma-enolase encodes the protein MSIVSIVAREILDSRGNPTVEVDLHTEKGLFRAAVPSGASTGIYEALELRDGDKSRYKGKGVLKAVGHINDTLGPALIASGISVVEQEQLDNMMIEMDGTENKSQFGANAILGVSLAICKAGAAEKDTPLYRHIADLAGNTELVLPVPAFNVINGGSHAGNKLAMQEFMVLPVGAESFKEALRIGSELYHTLKGVIQEKYGQDAINVGDEGGFAPNILENSEALDLLQTAIEKAGFTEKVVVGMDVAASEFYRDGKYDLDFKSPPDPSRHISGEELADIYQGFVNNYPVVSIEDPFDQDDWEAWSRLTAQVGIQVVGDDLTVTNPKRIEKAAEERACNCLLLKVNQIGSVTEAIQACKLAQANGWGVMVSHRSGETEDTFIADLVVGLCTGQIKTGAPCRSERLAKYNQLMRIEEELGDQARFAGHNFRNPSAL